The following are encoded in a window of Arvicanthis niloticus isolate mArvNil1 chromosome 1, mArvNil1.pat.X, whole genome shotgun sequence genomic DNA:
- the Med29 gene encoding mediator of RNA polymerase II transcription subunit 29: MAAPQPQAAAVSSAAGVSGPGSAGGPGSQQQPQPAQLVGSAQSGLLQQQQQDFDPVQRYKMLIPQLKESLQTLMKVAAQNLIQNTNIDNGQNSSDGPIQRFDKCLEEFYALCDQLELCLRLAHECLSQSCDSAKHSPTLVPTATKPDAVQPDSLPYPQYLAVIKAQISCAKDIHTALLDCANKVTGKTTAPSTGPGGSL, translated from the exons ATGGCTGCGCCCCAGCCACAGGCTGCGGCGGTTTCCTCTGCTGCCGGTGTCTCAGGTCCGGGTTCTGCCGGTGGTCCCGGTTCCCAACAACAGCCGCAACCGGCCCAACTGGTGGGCTCAGCCCAGAGCGGGCTcctgcagcagcaacaacaggaCTTCGATCCTGTGCAGCGCTACAAGATGCTCATCCCGCAGCTGAAGGAGAGTCTCCAG ACTTTGATGAAAGTTGCAGCCCAGAACCTGATTCAGAACACTAACATTGACAACGGACA GAATAGCAGTGACGGACCCATACAGCGCTTTGACAAGTGTCTAGAGGAGTTTTATGCACTCTGTGATCAGCTGGAACTCTGCTTG CGCCTGGCCCACGAGTGCCTTTCACAGAGCTGTGACAGCGCCAAGCACTCTCCAACACTGGTACCCACAGCCACAAAGCCAGATGCAGTGCAGCCAGACAGCCTGCCCTACCCGCAGTACCTGGCTGTCATCAAAGCCCAGATTTCCTGTGCCAAAGACATTCACACTGCCCTGCTGGACTGTGCCAACAAGGTCACTGGCAAGACTACTGCACCATCAACTGGCCCTGGGGGCAGCCTCTGA